One genomic segment of Cytobacillus sp. FSL H8-0458 includes these proteins:
- a CDS encoding isochorismate synthase codes for MVTIQDTELKEGIQEAIERARSLSKPVLVSEVKKINHIDPLSFYAAGKSRFFGERFFWKDPSGEAYIIGLGICRQIQSDESSDRFNRVEKEWKRFINNSIIFNPYNKNATGPVMFGGFSFDPLKKKTKLWSKYSDSLFHVPAYMYSEMNGQAYLTTNVVCTQHDSESLFEKIAAERSMLIGSINDYNPDSSNTLQEEADINPEKWMETVDKIVDELKSGSLLKKVVLARESRLIYEKPIEIERVLQNLMKMQSESFIFAFESNGDCFIGASPERLIKKYGENVFTTCLAGSIPRGKTEEDDHILGETLLHDQKNLTEHQYVVDMIKEAMEESCTEVELPNEPQLMKMRDIQHLYTPVIGKTKEDASLLALVDRLHPTPALGGLPKREAVEKIREAEELDRGFYAAPLGWMDFRGNGEFAVAIRSGLIQGKEASLFAGCGVVQDSNAESEYQETKIKFRPMLTALGGYEK; via the coding sequence TTGGTTACGATACAAGATACGGAACTAAAAGAAGGGATCCAGGAGGCGATTGAGAGGGCCAGATCCTTATCAAAGCCTGTTTTAGTGAGCGAAGTGAAAAAAATAAATCATATAGACCCCCTTTCTTTTTATGCGGCAGGAAAGAGCCGTTTTTTTGGTGAACGCTTTTTCTGGAAGGACCCTTCCGGTGAAGCTTATATAATCGGGCTTGGCATCTGCAGGCAAATCCAGTCAGACGAGAGTAGTGACAGATTTAATCGTGTTGAAAAGGAATGGAAGCGTTTTATTAATAACAGCATTATTTTTAACCCTTATAATAAAAATGCTACAGGGCCCGTGATGTTTGGCGGTTTTTCTTTTGACCCGCTAAAGAAGAAAACAAAGCTTTGGTCGAAGTATTCCGATTCCCTTTTTCATGTGCCGGCTTATATGTACAGTGAAATGAATGGACAGGCCTATTTGACAACAAATGTTGTCTGTACACAGCATGATAGTGAATCTCTTTTTGAAAAGATAGCGGCTGAAAGAAGCATGCTAATAGGTTCAATCAATGATTATAATCCTGACAGTTCAAACACTCTTCAAGAAGAAGCAGATATCAATCCGGAAAAATGGATGGAGACAGTAGATAAAATTGTTGATGAACTAAAATCAGGATCTTTATTAAAAAAGGTTGTACTTGCGAGGGAATCCAGGCTTATTTATGAAAAGCCGATTGAGATTGAAAGAGTTCTCCAGAATCTGATGAAGATGCAAAGTGAAAGCTTTATCTTTGCGTTTGAATCGAACGGTGACTGCTTTATTGGAGCCTCTCCTGAACGCCTTATAAAAAAATACGGGGAAAACGTGTTTACAACTTGTCTGGCAGGTTCCATCCCCAGAGGCAAAACAGAAGAAGATGATCATATCCTTGGAGAAACATTATTGCATGATCAAAAGAATTTGACTGAACATCAATATGTGGTTGATATGATAAAGGAAGCTATGGAAGAATCCTGCACAGAAGTTGAACTGCCGAATGAGCCGCAGCTGATGAAGATGCGGGATATTCAGCACCTATATACCCCGGTAATAGGAAAAACCAAGGAAGATGCTTCACTTCTTGCTTTAGTCGACCGTCTTCACCCGACTCCTGCTCTTGGAGGCCTGCCTAAAAGAGAAGCAGTAGAAAAAATCAGAGAAGCAGAAGAACTGGATCGCGGCTTTTATGCTGCTCCATTAGGATGGATGGATTTTAGAGGGAATGGCGAATTTGCTGTTGCGATAAGGTCCGGCCTAATTCAGGGGAAAGAGGCATCCTTATTTGCAGGCTGCGGAGTGGTACAGGATTCAAATGCCGAAAGCGAATACCAGGAAACAAAGATTAAATTCCGGCCAATGCTTACGGCTCTTGGGGGTTATGAAAAGTGA
- a CDS encoding 1,4-dihydroxy-2-naphthoate polyprenyltransferase has protein sequence MQPQAQTNFPPASSSKNWRVWWQLTRPHTLTAAFVPVLLGTALAMELTEINFSLFFAMLAASLLIQAATNMFNEYYDFKRGLDTEESVGIGGAIVREGIKPKTVLNLAFGLYGVSILLGFYICMNTSWWIAAIGLASMAVGYLYTGGPLPIAYTPFGEIFAGFFMGMLIILISFYIQAGTVTATSVLVSFPILILVGAILLANNIRDLDGDKEFGRKTLAILLGKKGAINLLAGMFIVSYAWVFILIAMNIITPWLAIVVLSAPKAIKATKGFIGKTLPMQMMPAMKATAQTNTIFGFLLSVGLFLGYLL, from the coding sequence ATGCAACCACAAGCACAGACCAATTTTCCGCCTGCTTCCAGCTCAAAGAACTGGAGAGTCTGGTGGCAGCTTACCAGGCCGCATACTTTGACCGCTGCTTTTGTTCCGGTTTTGCTTGGAACAGCTCTTGCAATGGAACTTACCGAAATAAATTTCAGCCTGTTTTTTGCCATGCTGGCAGCAAGTCTGCTGATTCAGGCTGCTACCAATATGTTTAACGAATATTACGATTTCAAAAGAGGGCTTGATACCGAAGAATCTGTCGGAATCGGCGGAGCGATTGTCCGTGAAGGAATCAAACCGAAAACGGTCCTGAATTTGGCTTTCGGCCTTTACGGGGTTTCGATATTGCTTGGTTTCTATATTTGCATGAACACAAGCTGGTGGATTGCAGCAATCGGACTTGCCTCCATGGCAGTAGGATATTTATATACAGGCGGTCCTCTTCCGATTGCCTACACACCATTTGGTGAAATATTTGCAGGTTTTTTCATGGGCATGCTAATCATCCTTATTTCTTTCTATATCCAGGCAGGAACCGTAACCGCAACAAGTGTTTTAGTTTCGTTCCCTATATTGATTCTTGTTGGCGCCATTCTGCTGGCCAATAATATCAGAGACCTGGATGGCGACAAGGAATTCGGCCGTAAAACATTAGCTATCCTTTTAGGAAAAAAAGGAGCGATTAACCTGCTTGCCGGTATGTTCATCGTGTCCTATGCCTGGGTCTTCATATTAATCGCCATGAACATCATAACACCATGGCTTGCTATTGTTGTTCTTAGTGCGCCTAAGGCCATTAAAGCAACGAAAGGCTTCATCGGCAAAACACTGCCGATGCAAATGATGCCCGCGATGAAAGCAACTGCACAGACAAATACAATCTTTGGCTTCCTTTTATCAGTTGGCCTGTTTCTCGGATATCTACTATAA
- a CDS encoding TraR/DksA C4-type zinc finger protein, which translates to MLTNEQISTLRKELNDEKESLESQLQGNKEGSLEGASARDAVGELSLYDNHPADMGSELYEREKDFALEEHHDSELNKVNAALKAIEDGSYGKCKECGSDIPYERLEVIPATLYCKDHSPEQKVPGDRPVEEDVLEPAHGNTFQHHQFREVVDNEDSFQEVARFGTSETPSDLRGDYEDYNSLYNEGHDDEGFTEDYETFVGNDLEGKERKIYPSKKQEEYEAMLDENDIEAPFGDVPYHETDGYVDEDKD; encoded by the coding sequence ATGTTGACCAATGAACAGATCAGCACTTTAAGAAAGGAATTGAATGATGAAAAGGAATCACTGGAATCCCAGCTGCAGGGCAATAAAGAAGGCAGTCTGGAAGGTGCAAGTGCCAGAGATGCAGTAGGAGAGCTCTCACTGTATGATAACCATCCGGCAGATATGGGTTCTGAACTGTATGAACGCGAAAAGGATTTTGCTTTAGAAGAACATCATGACTCTGAACTCAATAAAGTGAATGCTGCACTAAAGGCAATTGAAGATGGTTCATACGGCAAATGCAAAGAGTGCGGTTCTGATATTCCATACGAGCGGCTGGAAGTGATTCCGGCAACCCTTTACTGTAAGGATCATAGTCCGGAGCAAAAAGTGCCCGGAGACCGTCCTGTTGAAGAAGATGTGCTTGAACCTGCTCATGGGAATACCTTTCAGCATCATCAATTCAGGGAAGTAGTAGATAATGAAGACAGCTTTCAGGAAGTTGCCCGTTTTGGCACTTCTGAGACACCCTCTGATTTAAGGGGCGACTATGAAGATTACAACTCCCTTTATAATGAAGGCCATGATGACGAAGGATTTACAGAAGATTATGAGACATTTGTCGGAAATGATCTTGAAGGCAAGGAGAGAAAAATTTATCCTTCCAAGAAACAGGAAGAGTATGAAGCGATGCTGGATGAAAATGACATCGAAGCACCTTTCGGTGATGTCCCGTATCATGAGACTGACGGCTATGTGGATGAAGATAAGGATTAA